One Ruegeria pomeroyi DSS-3 genomic region harbors:
- a CDS encoding RES family NAD+ phosphorylase has translation MPLRHGRYRGPLYRALNPVYAREPLSGRGAERYGGRFNARGIPALYTALDPASALREANQVGSLQPTILVSYRADLGPVFDSRDTGELEQRGVSARMLADPGWRQAMLDGREVPTQDFARGLVADGYVGLLVQSHAKGASDSDLNIVLWRWAGDGCTLGVIDEENRLGRM, from the coding sequence ATGCCATTGCGGCACGGGCGCTATAGGGGGCCGCTCTACCGTGCCCTGAACCCGGTCTATGCCCGCGAGCCCTTGTCCGGGCGCGGCGCTGAACGCTATGGCGGGCGGTTCAACGCCAGGGGTATCCCGGCGCTTTATACCGCGCTTGATCCGGCCAGCGCATTGCGCGAAGCCAATCAGGTCGGCAGCTTGCAACCGACAATCCTGGTTTCATACCGCGCCGATCTTGGACCCGTGTTTGACAGCCGCGACACAGGAGAACTGGAACAGCGGGGCGTCAGCGCCCGGATGCTTGCCGATCCCGGCTGGCGTCAGGCAATGCTGGACGGGCGAGAGGTGCCGACACAGGATTTCGCGCGCGGGCTTGTGGCAGATGGCTATGTGGGTCTTCTCGTCCAAAGCCATGCCAAGGGCGCCTCGGACAGCGACCTGAACATCGTGCTGTGGCGATGGGCGGGGGATGGCTGCACCCTCGGGGTAATCGACGAGGAGAACCGTCTGGGCCGCATGTAA
- a CDS encoding MbcA/ParS/Xre antitoxin family protein — protein MHITKFAEGGQFEPRKIAAALRTSAEEVAMTVGLGKDALQRRARINSDKTQRRLRELVEVLNKVEPRFGSELMAYAWYRSEPLPGFDGRTAMQLVQEGKVQQVLDYVDAVDAGVFA, from the coding sequence ATGCACATCACAAAATTTGCCGAAGGGGGACAGTTCGAACCGCGCAAGATCGCCGCGGCGCTGCGGACCTCGGCCGAAGAGGTCGCTATGACGGTGGGTCTGGGCAAGGACGCGCTGCAACGCCGTGCCCGCATCAATTCGGACAAGACCCAACGCCGCCTGCGGGAACTGGTGGAGGTGCTCAACAAGGTCGAGCCGCGCTTTGGATCGGAACTGATGGCCTATGCCTGGTACCGATCCGAACCACTGCCCGGTTTTGATGGCCGCACGGCGATGCAGCTTGTGCAAGAGGGCAAGGTGCAGCAGGTTCTGGACTATGTCGACGCGGTCGATGCAGGCGTCTTTGCCTGA
- the bhcC gene encoding 3-hydroxy-D-aspartate aldolase BhcC, which translates to MKDMTNLDNFEVGFDIPAKPGMDAAEIQTPCLVLDLDALERNVKKMGDYAKAHGMRHRVHGKMHKSVDVAKLQERLGGAVGVCCQKVSEAEVFVRGGIKDVLVSNQVRDPLKIDRLAQLPKLGSRIIVCVDDLANVADLSAAALRHGTELEVLIEIDCGAGRCGVGTTQDVVAIARAVDAAENLKFTGIQAYQGAMQHLDKYEDRKAKLDIAIEMVESAVQGLKAVGLDPELVSGGGTGSYYFEANSGVYNELQCGSYAFMDADYGRILDQNGQRIDKGEWENAMFILTQVMSHAKADKAIVDAGLKAQSVDSGLPFVHGRDDVEYIKCSDEHGVVADPNGVLKVGDKLRLVPGHCDPTANVHDWYVGVRGGKVECVWPVSARGKAY; encoded by the coding sequence ATGAAAGACATGACCAATCTGGACAATTTCGAAGTCGGCTTCGACATTCCGGCCAAACCGGGCATGGATGCGGCCGAAATTCAGACCCCCTGCCTGGTGCTGGACCTCGACGCACTGGAGCGCAACGTCAAGAAGATGGGCGATTATGCCAAGGCGCATGGGATGCGCCACCGGGTGCATGGCAAGATGCATAAATCGGTGGATGTGGCCAAGTTGCAGGAACGCCTGGGCGGCGCCGTGGGCGTGTGCTGCCAGAAGGTGAGCGAGGCCGAGGTGTTTGTGCGCGGTGGCATCAAGGACGTGCTGGTGTCAAACCAGGTGCGCGACCCGCTCAAGATCGACCGGCTGGCACAACTGCCCAAACTGGGCAGCCGCATCATCGTCTGTGTCGATGATCTGGCCAATGTGGCCGATCTGTCAGCGGCGGCGCTCAGACATGGCACCGAACTGGAGGTTCTGATCGAAATCGACTGCGGCGCCGGGCGCTGCGGGGTCGGCACGACCCAGGATGTGGTCGCCATCGCCCGGGCGGTCGATGCGGCCGAAAACCTGAAATTCACGGGCATTCAGGCCTATCAGGGCGCGATGCAGCATCTGGATAAATACGAGGACCGCAAGGCCAAGCTGGATATCGCCATCGAGATGGTGGAAAGCGCTGTTCAGGGTCTGAAAGCGGTGGGGCTGGACCCCGAACTTGTGTCCGGCGGCGGCACCGGCAGCTATTACTTCGAGGCCAATTCAGGCGTCTATAACGAGCTTCAATGCGGCTCTTACGCCTTCATGGATGCCGATTACGGCCGGATCCTCGATCAGAACGGCCAGCGGATCGACAAGGGCGAATGGGAAAACGCCATGTTCATCCTGACCCAGGTGATGAGCCACGCCAAAGCCGACAAGGCGATTGTCGATGCCGGGCTGAAGGCGCAGTCGGTCGATAGCGGGTTGCCCTTTGTCCATGGTCGCGACGATGTGGAATACATCAAATGCTCGGACGAGCATGGCGTGGTCGCCGACCCGAACGGTGTACTCAAGGTAGGCGACAAGCTGCGTCTGGTGCCCGGTCACTGCGATCCCACCGCCAATGTGCACGACTGGTATGTCGGCGTGCGCGGCGGCAAGGTCGAATGCGTCTGGCCGGTCTCGGCCCGCGGCAAGGCCTATTGA
- the bhcB gene encoding beta-hydroxyaspartate dehydratase BhcB, which translates to MYIPTFEDMLAAHARIEPHIRRTPVRVSDYLNELTGAQLFFKCENFQEPGAFKIRGATNAVFGLDDAQAAKGVATHSSGNHASCLSYAAMLRGIPCNVVMPSTAPQAKKDTVRRYGGVITECAPSTSAREETFARVQAQTGGDFVHPYNDPRVIAGQGTCARELMEQTDGLDIVVAPIGGGGMISGTCLTLSTLAPETRVIAAEPEQADDAYRSFKAGHIIADDAPKTIADGLLVPLKDLTWHFVSNHVAEIYTASEQEIIEAMKLTWKHLRVVMEPSSAVPLATILKNRKAFAGKRVGVIITGGNVDLDKLPWMNG; encoded by the coding sequence ATGTATATACCGACCTTTGAGGACATGCTTGCCGCGCATGCGCGGATCGAACCCCATATCCGCCGCACGCCGGTTCGGGTCTCGGATTACCTCAACGAGCTGACCGGTGCGCAGCTGTTCTTCAAATGCGAGAACTTTCAGGAGCCGGGCGCGTTCAAGATACGCGGCGCTACCAACGCGGTGTTTGGCCTGGACGATGCCCAGGCCGCAAAGGGGGTCGCCACGCATTCATCGGGCAATCATGCCTCGTGTCTGAGCTATGCCGCGATGCTGCGCGGTATCCCCTGCAACGTGGTGATGCCAAGCACCGCGCCGCAGGCCAAGAAGGACACGGTGCGCCGTTATGGCGGGGTCATCACCGAATGCGCCCCCTCGACCAGCGCGCGCGAAGAGACCTTTGCCCGGGTGCAGGCGCAAACCGGGGGCGATTTCGTGCATCCCTATAACGACCCCCGGGTGATCGCGGGGCAGGGGACATGCGCGCGCGAACTGATGGAACAGACCGATGGTCTGGATATCGTGGTGGCACCGATCGGCGGTGGCGGCATGATCTCTGGCACCTGCCTGACCCTGTCGACACTGGCGCCCGAGACCCGAGTGATCGCGGCCGAACCGGAACAGGCCGATGACGCCTATCGCAGCTTCAAGGCGGGCCATATCATCGCCGATGACGCACCCAAGACCATTGCCGATGGTCTGCTGGTACCGCTCAAGGATCTGACCTGGCATTTCGTCAGCAACCATGTGGCCGAAATCTACACGGCCTCCGAGCAGGAGATCATCGAGGCGATGAAGCTGACATGGAAACACCTGCGCGTGGTGATGGAACCCTCCAGCGCGGTGCCGCTGGCGACGATCCTGAAGAACCGCAAGGCATTTGCGGGCAAGCGCGTGGGCGTAATCATTACCGGCGGCAACGTCGATCTGGACAAACTTCCTTGGATGAACGGGTGA
- the bhcR gene encoding HTH-type transcriptional regulator BhcR, whose protein sequence is MATEKRKRGRPKSFADKSEQNTNQSLDRAIDILECLASARGLALSEVAERLDLAPATVYRALHTFESRRLTEIDPETQTWHIGPDLFRLGSAFLLRSSLVERARPVLRKLMEVTGETANIGIERDGEILFLSQVETQSNIRAFFQPGTRAPLHASGIGKALLSQYDRARIDRLLPEMRLEQFTMKTRFDKEQLLSELDLIHRRGWALDDEERTHGMRCVAAPITDFTGEAIGGISVSGPSDRMPDARLTEIGNIVRDAALDLSRRLGAPLSVSIRPSTDEA, encoded by the coding sequence TTGGCGACGGAGAAGCGGAAAAGAGGGCGGCCCAAAAGCTTTGCCGACAAGAGCGAGCAGAACACCAATCAGTCGCTTGACCGGGCCATCGACATCCTCGAATGCCTCGCCTCGGCCCGCGGGCTGGCGCTGTCAGAGGTGGCCGAGCGGCTCGATCTGGCGCCGGCCACGGTGTACCGGGCACTGCACACTTTCGAGAGCCGTCGCCTGACCGAGATCGATCCGGAAACCCAGACCTGGCATATCGGGCCCGACCTGTTCCGCCTGGGCTCGGCTTTTCTGTTGCGCAGTTCCCTGGTGGAGCGCGCCCGGCCGGTTTTGCGCAAGCTGATGGAAGTCACCGGCGAGACCGCCAATATCGGGATCGAGCGCGACGGCGAGATCCTGTTCCTGAGCCAGGTGGAAACCCAATCCAACATTCGCGCCTTCTTTCAGCCCGGCACCCGCGCGCCGCTGCATGCCTCTGGCATCGGCAAGGCGCTCCTGTCGCAATATGACCGCGCCCGCATCGACAGGCTGCTGCCCGAGATGCGGCTGGAACAGTTCACGATGAAAACCCGGTTCGACAAGGAACAACTGCTGAGCGAGCTCGACCTGATCCATCGCCGGGGCTGGGCGCTGGATGACGAAGAGCGCACCCATGGCATGCGCTGCGTGGCCGCCCCGATCACCGATTTCACCGGCGAGGCTATTGGCGGCATCTCGGTATCGGGCCCCTCTGACCGGATGCCCGACGCGCGGCTGACCGAGATCGGCAATATCGTGCGCGACGCCGCGCTCGACCTGTCACGCAGGTTGGGTGCGCCCTTGTCCGTCAGCATCCGCCCCTCCACCGATGAGGCGTGA
- the bhcA gene encoding L-aspartate--glyoxylate aminotransferase BhcA, which produces MSFQNPVFIPGPTNIPESLRKACDMPTIDHRSPLFGQILHPARAGVRAVLKSETAEIFIFPSTGTGGWETALTNTLSAGDGVLAARNGMFSHRWIDMCQRHGLAVEVVETPWGEGLPADRYEEILAADTHHRIKAVLATHNETATGVRSDIAAVRRALDKAGHPALLFVDGVSSIGSMDFRFDEWRVDVAVTGSQKGFMLPAGLAIVGFSAKAMEATATGTLPRTFFDVHDMARGYANNAYPYTPAVGLMNGLNQACRMLLDEGLENVFARHHRIAEGVRAAVHAWGLELCAASPDLYSDTVSAIRTPEGFNATDIVTHAASKYGVAFGVGLGEVAGKVFRIGHLGSLTDVMTLSGIATAEMCMADLGLDIGLGSGVAAAQEYFRSHSATSLLAAA; this is translated from the coding sequence ATGAGTTTCCAGAACCCCGTTTTCATCCCTGGGCCGACCAATATACCGGAAAGCCTGCGCAAGGCCTGCGACATGCCGACGATCGACCACCGGTCGCCGCTGTTCGGGCAAATCCTGCACCCGGCGCGTGCGGGGGTCCGGGCGGTGCTCAAGAGTGAAACCGCCGAGATCTTCATCTTCCCCTCCACCGGGACCGGGGGCTGGGAAACCGCGCTGACCAACACGCTGTCGGCGGGTGACGGAGTGCTGGCCGCGCGCAACGGCATGTTTTCCCATCGCTGGATCGACATGTGCCAGCGTCATGGGCTGGCGGTCGAGGTGGTCGAAACACCCTGGGGCGAGGGGCTGCCGGCGGATCGCTACGAAGAGATCCTGGCCGCCGACACGCATCACCGGATCAAGGCGGTTCTGGCCACCCATAACGAAACCGCCACCGGCGTGCGCTCGGATATCGCAGCGGTACGCCGCGCGCTCGACAAGGCGGGCCATCCGGCGCTGCTGTTCGTCGATGGGGTCAGCTCGATCGGCTCGATGGACTTCCGCTTCGACGAATGGAGGGTCGATGTGGCCGTCACCGGCTCGCAAAAGGGATTCATGCTGCCCGCCGGGCTGGCAATTGTCGGGTTCAGTGCCAAAGCGATGGAGGCCACCGCGACCGGCACTCTGCCGCGCACCTTCTTCGATGTGCATGACATGGCCAGGGGCTATGCCAACAACGCCTATCCCTATACCCCCGCCGTGGGCCTGATGAACGGGCTGAACCAGGCCTGCAGGATGCTGCTGGACGAGGGACTGGAGAATGTCTTTGCCCGCCATCACCGCATCGCCGAAGGGGTGCGCGCGGCGGTTCACGCCTGGGGGCTGGAGCTGTGTGCCGCCTCGCCGGATCTCTATTCCGACACGGTCAGCGCCATCCGCACGCCCGAGGGGTTCAATGCCACCGATATCGTGACCCATGCCGCCAGCAAATATGGCGTCGCCTTTGGCGTCGGGCTGGGCGAAGTCGCGGGCAAGGTGTTCCGCATCGGCCATCTGGGCAGCCTGACCGATGTCATGACGCTGTCGGGCATCGCCACCGCCGAGATGTGCATGGCCGATCTGGGTCTCGACATAGGGCTTGGATCGGGCGTGGCGGCCGCGCAGGAGTACTTCCGCTCCCATAGCGCGACCTCCCTGCTCGCGGCGGCCTGA
- the glmS gene encoding glutamine--fructose-6-phosphate transaminase (isomerizing) — MCGVVGVAGVGDAQKEILGMLTNLEYRGYDSSGMAVLSNGRLHVVKRQGALSELKKELAKPSVPLHGSSGIGHTRWATHGAPSDINAHPHLSSDGKVAIVHNGIIENYKPIKEQLLDDGYVFQSETDSEVIANLAAKLYQECGAGSYRQVLSRLQSRLVGAYAVVIQFADAPDLIGGIRNECPLNYIQNDGQSAISSDLSSLVSYGRDVFCLKDKQCVILGNEGVEVFDESGAESEAIAITINWSVEKARKDGYDTFLQKEIHEEPAAAQAFCREIRNHRAALDAYLKQHSFTKIVVVACGSASFSAIFAEALARQFELPVDVISEVGSEMRYNPPIISSTTLVLAISQSGETADTIGAVKAAKQKGAQVVAFVNVAGSTLEFVSDLVLPLSAGPEISVPSTKTVTNMFLAVYFFLDAMRQALSGARDESWFTSAEDFRAALAEMVGREREFRSIADRISGYQSCFAIGRGVDFSIAKETALKFKETSYLHCEAMNAGEFKHGSISLIEYGMPVLCILTDQAQRKKMVSNINEVRARGAQCIVISDLQPTEIEDAEAMTVITVPAVGPVWNTILTLVVAHYISFLIGTLRGIDVDRPRNLAKSVTVE; from the coding sequence ATGTGTGGAGTGGTCGGTGTCGCCGGTGTGGGTGACGCACAGAAAGAGATCCTCGGGATGCTGACCAATCTGGAGTATCGCGGCTACGACTCTTCGGGCATGGCGGTGCTCAGCAACGGGCGGCTGCATGTCGTCAAACGGCAGGGGGCGCTGTCAGAGCTGAAGAAGGAACTGGCCAAACCCTCGGTCCCGTTGCACGGCTCTTCGGGGATCGGCCACACCCGCTGGGCCACCCATGGCGCGCCCTCGGACATCAATGCACATCCGCATCTGTCCAGCGACGGCAAGGTTGCCATCGTGCACAATGGGATCATCGAGAATTACAAACCGATCAAGGAACAGCTGCTTGATGACGGCTATGTGTTCCAGTCCGAGACCGATAGCGAGGTCATCGCCAATCTGGCCGCGAAACTCTATCAGGAGTGCGGCGCCGGCAGTTACCGCCAGGTCCTGTCGCGCTTGCAGAGCCGGCTGGTGGGCGCCTATGCGGTGGTGATCCAGTTCGCCGACGCGCCCGACCTGATCGGCGGCATCCGCAACGAATGCCCGCTGAACTATATCCAGAACGACGGCCAATCGGCGATCTCGTCCGACCTGTCCAGTCTGGTCTCCTATGGCAGGGACGTCTTTTGCCTGAAGGACAAGCAATGCGTGATCCTTGGCAATGAGGGGGTCGAGGTGTTCGACGAGTCGGGCGCCGAATCCGAGGCGATTGCGATCACCATCAACTGGTCGGTCGAAAAGGCGCGAAAGGATGGCTATGACACTTTCCTGCAAAAGGAAATCCACGAGGAGCCGGCTGCGGCGCAGGCGTTCTGTCGCGAGATCCGCAATCACAGGGCAGCGCTTGACGCCTATCTGAAGCAACACAGCTTTACCAAGATCGTGGTTGTGGCCTGCGGTTCGGCCTCGTTCAGCGCGATCTTTGCCGAAGCCCTGGCACGGCAGTTCGAACTGCCGGTCGACGTGATTTCCGAGGTGGGTTCGGAGATGCGGTACAATCCTCCCATCATTTCGTCCACCACTCTGGTGCTGGCGATCAGCCAATCGGGCGAGACCGCCGATACCATCGGCGCGGTCAAGGCAGCCAAGCAGAAAGGGGCGCAGGTCGTCGCTTTCGTCAATGTCGCGGGCAGTACGCTGGAATTTGTCTCGGATCTGGTGCTGCCGCTTTCGGCGGGCCCCGAAATCTCGGTGCCCAGCACCAAAACCGTGACCAACATGTTCCTTGCGGTCTATTTCTTCCTCGACGCCATGCGGCAGGCCCTGAGCGGCGCGCGCGACGAGAGCTGGTTCACCTCGGCCGAGGACTTTCGCGCGGCGCTGGCCGAAATGGTCGGGCGGGAGCGTGAGTTCCGCAGCATCGCCGATCGGATCTCGGGCTATCAAAGCTGCTTTGCCATCGGGCGTGGGGTCGACTTTTCGATCGCCAAGGAAACCGCGCTCAAGTTCAAGGAAACCTCGTATCTGCATTGCGAGGCGATGAATGCGGGCGAGTTCAAGCATGGCAGCATATCGCTGATCGAATATGGCATGCCGGTGCTGTGCATCCTGACCGACCAGGCGCAGCGCAAGAAAATGGTTTCCAACATCAACGAGGTCCGCGCGCGCGGGGCGCAATGCATTGTCATTTCCGACCTGCAACCCACCGAAATCGAGGATGCCGAGGCAATGACGGTGATCACCGTTCCCGCTGTCGGCCCCGTCTGGAACACCATCCTGACGCTGGTGGTTGCGCATTACATCTCGTTCCTGATCGGCACGCTCAGGGGGATTGATGTCGATCGGCCGCGAAACCTGGCAAAATCGGTCACGGTGGAATAG